A genomic region of Mycolicibacterium poriferae contains the following coding sequences:
- a CDS encoding thiolase family protein — MGLRGDAAIVGYVELPPERMNKATVAPFTLEQWAELSAAALADAGLSAELVNGITTSPLAESEIFVPSTVAEYLGVDANFAEHVDLGGATAAAMVWRAAAAIELGICDVVLCAIPARYITHTSEKKPKPLSDAVFFGASSNQFGSPQAEFEIPYGNLGQNGPYGQVAQRYAAVYGYDERAMAKIVVDQRVNANHTEGAIWQHTPLTIDDVLASPVIADPLHMLEIVMPCVGGAAVVVAGAEVAARAKNRPVWIKGFGEHVPFKTPTYAADLLHTPITRAADTAFTMSGLTREQMDMVSIYDCYTITVLLSLEDAGFCAKGTGMEFVAARDLTFRGDFPLNTAGGQLGFGQAGNAGGMHHVCDATRQIMGRAGPAQVAGCDRAFVSGNGGILSEQTTLVLEGD; from the coding sequence ATGGGATTACGCGGTGACGCCGCGATCGTCGGCTACGTGGAGTTGCCGCCTGAGCGCATGAACAAGGCGACGGTCGCACCGTTCACGCTCGAACAGTGGGCCGAGCTGTCGGCCGCGGCGTTGGCCGATGCGGGTCTGTCCGCGGAACTGGTGAACGGCATCACCACGTCTCCGCTCGCCGAGTCGGAGATCTTCGTTCCCTCGACGGTGGCCGAATACCTCGGCGTGGACGCCAACTTCGCCGAGCATGTCGACCTGGGTGGTGCGACGGCGGCGGCCATGGTGTGGCGGGCGGCCGCGGCGATCGAACTGGGCATCTGCGACGTGGTGCTGTGTGCGATCCCCGCCCGCTACATCACCCACACCTCGGAGAAGAAACCCAAGCCGCTCTCGGATGCGGTCTTCTTCGGTGCGTCGAGCAACCAATTCGGCTCACCGCAAGCCGAATTCGAGATCCCGTACGGCAACCTCGGTCAGAACGGTCCGTACGGACAGGTGGCCCAGCGGTATGCCGCGGTGTACGGCTACGACGAGCGCGCGATGGCCAAGATCGTTGTCGACCAGCGGGTCAACGCCAACCACACCGAGGGCGCGATCTGGCAGCACACGCCGCTGACCATCGACGACGTGCTGGCGAGCCCGGTCATCGCCGACCCTCTGCACATGCTCGAGATCGTCATGCCGTGCGTGGGCGGGGCGGCCGTCGTGGTCGCCGGCGCCGAGGTGGCGGCACGCGCCAAGAACCGTCCGGTGTGGATCAAGGGCTTCGGTGAGCATGTGCCGTTCAAGACGCCGACCTATGCCGCCGATCTGCTGCACACCCCGATCACCCGGGCGGCCGACACCGCATTCACGATGTCGGGCTTGACCAGGGAGCAGATGGACATGGTCTCGATCTACGACTGCTACACCATCACCGTGCTGCTCAGCCTCGAGGACGCGGGCTTCTGCGCGAAGGGCACGGGCATGGAGTTCGTCGCCGCCCGCGACCTGACCTTCCGCGGTGACTTCCCGCTCAACACCGCGGGCGGCCAGCTCGGTTTCGGGCAGGCGGGCAACGCGGGCGGCATGCACCACGTCTGTGACGCCACCCGCCAGATCATGGGGCGCGCGGGGCCCGCTCAGGTCGCCGGCTGTGATCGGGCCTTCGTGTCCGGCAACGGCGGCATACTCTCCGAACAGACCACCCTCGTGCTGGAAGGGGATTGA
- a CDS encoding cobalamin B12-binding domain-containing protein, translated as MSVRVLVAKPGLDGHDRGAKIVARTLRDAGFEVIYTGIRQRIEDIVSIALQEDVALVGLSILSGAHVALTTRTVDALRAADAGDIAVVVGGTIPQSDVQKLLDAGAAAVFPTGTSLEDLVRDVRALTNKVEQG; from the coding sequence ATGAGTGTGCGGGTACTCGTGGCCAAACCCGGACTGGACGGCCACGACCGGGGCGCCAAAATCGTCGCGAGGACGCTACGCGATGCCGGATTCGAGGTCATCTATACCGGCATCCGGCAACGCATCGAGGACATCGTCTCGATTGCCCTGCAGGAAGACGTTGCGCTGGTGGGTCTTTCCATCCTCTCGGGCGCGCACGTGGCACTGACCACCCGCACCGTCGACGCGCTGAGGGCGGCCGACGCCGGCGACATCGCCGTCGTCGTGGGCGGGACGATCCCGCAATCCGATGTCCAGAAGCTGCTGGACGCCGGTGCGGCAGCGGTGTTCCCGACCGGCACGTCGCTGGAGGATCTGGTGCGTGACGTGCGGGCTCTGACGAACAAGGTGGAGCAGGGATGA
- a CDS encoding Zn-ribbon domain-containing OB-fold protein, with product MFQRPMPVKTPTTAPFWDALAEHRVVIQYSPSSGSYVFYPRVRAPRTLADDLEWREISGMGTVYSFTVARRPVGPHFADAVPQLLAIVEWDEGPRVTTELVNVEPGDIAVGMRVRPVFCDYPEHDVTMLRYEPADPR from the coding sequence ATGTTTCAGCGCCCGATGCCGGTCAAGACACCGACCACCGCGCCGTTCTGGGATGCCCTGGCCGAACATCGGGTCGTGATCCAGTATTCGCCGTCGTCGGGCTCGTATGTGTTCTATCCGCGGGTGCGTGCCCCGCGCACATTGGCCGACGACCTGGAGTGGCGCGAGATCTCGGGGATGGGCACGGTGTATTCGTTCACGGTGGCCCGCCGGCCCGTCGGGCCGCATTTCGCGGACGCGGTGCCTCAGTTGCTGGCCATCGTGGAATGGGACGAAGGGCCCAGGGTGACCACCGAGTTGGTCAACGTCGAGCCCGGCGACATCGCCGTGGGCATGCGGGTGCGCCCGGTTTTCTGTGACTACCCCGAGCACGATGTGACGATGCTGCGCTACGAGCCTGCGGATCCACGATGA
- a CDS encoding methylmalonyl-CoA mutase family protein yields the protein MSQPVDPSVQTPSGIPLEPVYGPAQRAADPPPPGTYPFTRGNFASGYRGKTWTFRQYSGFGTAEESNRRYRYLLDQGGTGLSVALDLPTQCGYDSDDPEYGEEVGRVGVAVDTLADAEILFDGIPLDKISTSFTINGTAAILLAFYVAAAEKKGLPREKLTGTIQNDILKEYASRGTWIWPPEPSLRLIADTIEFCAAEVPRFNAISVAGAHFRDAGANAVQEMAFTLADGVTYCDTVVERGRMTIDKFAPQISFFFYTHGDFFEEIAKYRAGRRRWATIVRERYGATTDKASMFRFGCVAGGASLYAPQAQNNLVRVAYEAMAAVLGGVQSMFTAAWDEPFALPSEESATLALRTQQILAYETGVTKVADPLGGSYFVEALTDATEEKIVEIMHDLEMHGGMVRCIEDGYLQGLIADEAYKIHQEVESGARPVVGVNKFVTEEDPPEIATYELDAEGRDMQLKRLTTVKAERDGAAVEAALAALARSADGDDNLMHKLIDCANAYCTVGEMVTTLKSVWGEFQQPVVF from the coding sequence ATGTCTCAGCCAGTCGATCCCTCCGTGCAGACTCCCTCCGGGATTCCGCTGGAACCGGTGTACGGTCCGGCGCAGCGGGCCGCGGACCCGCCACCGCCGGGGACGTATCCGTTCACCCGTGGGAACTTCGCCTCCGGCTACCGGGGCAAGACCTGGACATTCCGGCAGTACTCCGGTTTCGGCACCGCCGAGGAGTCCAACCGCCGCTACCGCTACCTGCTCGACCAGGGCGGCACGGGTCTGTCGGTGGCGCTTGACCTGCCCACGCAGTGCGGCTACGACTCCGACGATCCCGAATACGGCGAGGAGGTCGGACGCGTCGGCGTCGCGGTGGACACCCTGGCCGACGCCGAGATCCTGTTCGACGGCATTCCCCTGGACAAGATCAGCACCAGCTTCACGATCAACGGCACGGCGGCCATCCTGCTGGCGTTCTATGTCGCCGCCGCCGAGAAGAAAGGGTTGCCGCGGGAGAAGCTCACCGGCACCATCCAGAACGACATACTCAAGGAATACGCCTCCCGCGGCACCTGGATCTGGCCGCCGGAGCCGTCGCTGCGTCTGATCGCAGACACCATCGAGTTCTGCGCCGCCGAAGTGCCGCGGTTCAATGCGATCTCGGTCGCGGGAGCCCATTTTCGCGACGCGGGCGCCAATGCCGTGCAGGAGATGGCCTTCACGTTGGCCGACGGTGTCACCTACTGCGACACCGTCGTCGAGCGCGGCCGGATGACCATCGACAAGTTCGCTCCTCAGATCTCGTTCTTCTTCTACACCCACGGTGACTTCTTCGAAGAGATCGCCAAGTACCGGGCCGGCCGGCGCCGGTGGGCGACCATCGTGCGCGAACGTTACGGAGCGACCACCGACAAGGCCTCGATGTTCCGATTCGGGTGCGTGGCCGGTGGGGCCTCGCTGTACGCGCCGCAAGCCCAGAACAACCTGGTGCGGGTGGCCTACGAAGCGATGGCCGCGGTCCTCGGCGGCGTGCAGTCCATGTTCACCGCCGCCTGGGACGAGCCTTTCGCCCTGCCCAGCGAGGAATCGGCCACGCTCGCCCTGCGCACGCAGCAGATCCTGGCCTACGAGACCGGCGTGACCAAGGTGGCCGATCCGCTCGGCGGCTCCTATTTCGTCGAGGCGCTCACCGATGCCACCGAGGAGAAGATCGTCGAGATCATGCACGACCTCGAGATGCACGGGGGCATGGTTCGTTGCATCGAGGACGGTTACCTGCAAGGTCTGATCGCCGACGAGGCCTACAAGATCCACCAGGAAGTGGAGTCGGGTGCGCGGCCTGTGGTCGGCGTCAACAAGTTCGTCACCGAGGAGGACCCGCCCGAGATCGCGACGTACGAACTCGACGCCGAAGGCCGTGACATGCAGCTCAAGCGGCTGACCACGGTGAAGGCCGAACGTGACGGCGCGGCGGTCGAGGCGGCGCTGGCGGCGCTGGCCAGATCCGCCGACGGTGACGACAACTTGATGCACAAGCTCATCGACTGCGCGAACGCCTACTGCACGGTGGGGGAGATGGTCACCACGCTGAAGTCGGTGTGGGGCGAGTTCCAACAGCCTGTCGTTTTCTAG
- a CDS encoding SDR family oxidoreductase yields the protein MRTSLSAAAKRRVQLAGSSPSNAAFTDRTMVVSGGSRGIGLAIALGAARHGANVVLLAKTAEPHPKLPGTVHTAVAEVEAAGGKGVAVVGDVRNEDDVMRAVDTAVERFGGIDIVVNNASAIATEPTENLTAKKFDLMMDINVRGTFLLTKAALPHLRESAARTQGANQATRTQGASGIAAHVLTLAPPLNLNPHWLGAHPSYTLSKYGMTLLSLGWAAEYDGTGIAFSCLWPQTYIATSAVSNLADGDDLVKASRRPDIMADAAVEIFDKPAAEANGQCYIDADVLTAAGMTDLSRYGGGDNPMWDIFVDKS from the coding sequence ATGAGAACCTCACTATCTGCCGCCGCGAAGAGGAGAGTCCAGTTGGCCGGATCGTCACCGTCGAACGCAGCGTTCACCGATCGCACCATGGTGGTCTCGGGAGGCAGCCGGGGCATCGGACTCGCCATCGCGCTGGGCGCCGCCCGGCACGGCGCCAACGTCGTGCTGCTGGCCAAGACCGCCGAACCCCATCCGAAGCTGCCCGGCACAGTGCACACCGCGGTCGCCGAGGTCGAGGCGGCCGGCGGCAAAGGGGTTGCCGTCGTCGGGGACGTCCGCAACGAAGACGACGTCATGCGCGCCGTTGACACCGCCGTCGAGCGCTTCGGCGGCATCGACATCGTGGTCAACAACGCCAGTGCGATCGCCACCGAACCGACCGAGAACCTGACGGCCAAGAAGTTCGACCTGATGATGGACATCAACGTCCGCGGCACATTCCTGCTCACCAAGGCCGCGCTGCCGCATCTGCGGGAGTCGGCCGCGCGCACGCAAGGAGCAAATCAGGCAACGCGCACGCAGGGAGCAAGCGGGATCGCAGCCCACGTCCTTACGCTCGCGCCTCCGCTGAACCTGAACCCGCACTGGCTGGGTGCGCATCCCTCCTACACGCTGTCCAAGTACGGGATGACGCTGCTTTCCCTGGGCTGGGCGGCCGAATACGACGGCACCGGAATCGCATTCAGCTGCCTGTGGCCGCAGACGTACATCGCGACCTCGGCCGTGTCCAACCTCGCCGACGGCGATGACCTGGTGAAGGCGTCGCGGCGCCCCGACATCATGGCCGACGCCGCAGTCGAGATCTTCGACAAGCCGGCGGCCGAGGCGAACGGGCAGTGTTACATCGACGCCGACGTGCTCACCGCCGCGGGCATGACCGATCTGTCGCGTTACGGCGGTGGCGACAACCCGATGTGGGATATCTTCGTGGACAAATCATGA
- a CDS encoding class I adenylate-forming enzyme family protein translates to MSISLLLEMAQEVASADAERTAVVDDDIRLTTEELSTLADSGAGVIAASGARHVAYVGTGGAMLPLLLFASARAAVPVTPLNYRLSADGLRALLDRLPDPLVVVDDEYRDAVGEGYRTIGSAEFLESARTAEPAAEFADPDAVGVVLFTSGTTSKPKAVELTHANLTSYITGTVEFASAEPGDAALICVPPYHIAGVSAALSNLYAGRKMVYLRHFDADKWVQLVLDEGVTSATVVPTMLDRIVTVLESRDITLPRLRTLAYGGSKVALPLVRRALELLPDVGFVNAYGLTETSSTIAVLTPDDHRDALAADDPAAVRRLGSVGLPVPGIEVEIRREDGTVCGAGEPGELFVRGEQVSGKYTDIGSVLDEQGWFPTKDVAFLDEQGYLFIGGRSDDTIIRGGENIAPAEIEDVLVEHPHVRECAVVGADDPEWGQIIVAVVVPRSGTEPDIEDLRSYVRSQLRGSRTPDRVVFRHELPTNATGKVLRRDLVDELNAQTKEPA, encoded by the coding sequence ATGAGCATTTCGTTGCTGCTGGAGATGGCCCAGGAAGTCGCGTCGGCCGACGCTGAGCGGACGGCGGTGGTCGACGACGACATCCGGCTCACCACCGAGGAACTGAGCACGCTGGCCGACAGCGGCGCCGGCGTCATCGCGGCGTCGGGTGCCCGCCATGTCGCCTACGTCGGCACCGGCGGCGCGATGCTGCCGCTGCTGTTGTTCGCGTCGGCCCGCGCCGCAGTTCCGGTCACCCCGTTGAACTACCGGTTGTCCGCCGACGGCCTGCGCGCACTGCTGGATCGCCTGCCCGACCCCCTGGTGGTCGTCGACGACGAGTACCGCGACGCCGTCGGAGAGGGCTACCGGACCATCGGCTCTGCCGAGTTCCTCGAGTCGGCACGGACCGCCGAACCGGCGGCGGAATTCGCCGACCCTGACGCCGTGGGCGTGGTGCTGTTCACCTCGGGAACCACCTCAAAACCGAAGGCGGTCGAACTCACCCACGCGAATCTGACCAGTTACATCACCGGCACCGTCGAGTTCGCCTCCGCCGAACCCGGTGACGCTGCGTTGATCTGCGTGCCGCCCTATCACATCGCCGGTGTCAGTGCGGCGCTGTCCAACCTGTACGCGGGCCGGAAGATGGTGTACCTGCGGCACTTCGACGCCGACAAGTGGGTACAGCTCGTGCTCGACGAGGGTGTCACGTCGGCGACCGTGGTGCCCACGATGCTGGACCGCATCGTCACCGTGCTCGAATCCCGGGACATCACGCTGCCCCGGTTGCGCACACTGGCCTACGGCGGCTCCAAGGTCGCGCTGCCACTGGTCCGGAGGGCGTTGGAGCTGCTCCCCGATGTGGGCTTCGTCAACGCCTACGGACTCACCGAGACCAGTTCCACCATCGCCGTTCTCACCCCCGACGACCACCGCGACGCGCTGGCCGCCGACGACCCGGCCGCCGTGCGTCGACTCGGGTCGGTGGGCCTGCCGGTGCCGGGAATCGAGGTCGAGATCCGCCGCGAGGACGGCACCGTGTGCGGTGCAGGCGAACCCGGCGAACTGTTCGTCCGCGGTGAACAGGTTTCGGGCAAATACACCGACATCGGCTCGGTGCTCGACGAGCAGGGCTGGTTCCCGACCAAGGACGTGGCGTTCCTCGACGAGCAGGGTTATCTGTTCATCGGCGGACGTTCCGATGACACGATCATCCGGGGCGGCGAGAACATCGCGCCCGCCGAGATCGAGGACGTCCTGGTCGAGCATCCCCACGTGCGTGAGTGTGCCGTCGTCGGCGCCGACGACCCCGAGTGGGGCCAGATCATCGTCGCGGTCGTGGTACCCCGCTCAGGGACCGAACCCGATATCGAAGACCTCCGCAGCTACGTTCGCTCACAGCTGCGCGGATCGCGTACCCCCGATCGGGTCGTGTTCCGGCACGAGCTGCCGACCAACGCGACGGGCAAGGTGCTGCGCCGCGATCTCGTCGACGAACTCAACGCCCAGACAAAGGAGCCCGCATGA
- a CDS encoding LLM class F420-dependent oxidoreductase, with translation MRLGVMIGAERGDMARKVTKLVADIEWAEQAGLATAWMPQVPDDFDCLTMVALMAAHTSRIELGTAVVPLQAQHPIALARQALSVHAVTQGRLALGVGPSHHWIIRDMLGLPYEKPASYTRDYLEVLDAALAGPGPVDVENDTFTVHNPTALGAEAPMPVLVAALGPVMLQIAGAHADGTVLWMADEKAIGEHIAPKITKSAAEAGRPAPRIVAGIPVCLCANSEIDAAKERANRILAEAETSPNYQRLLDRGDARNVGELCAAGDEEAILARFKQFADAGVTDLSVRLLPIGDTRDELIASKYRTREVIAELAKAV, from the coding sequence ATGAGACTCGGCGTGATGATCGGGGCCGAACGCGGCGACATGGCGCGCAAGGTGACCAAGTTGGTCGCCGACATCGAGTGGGCCGAGCAGGCCGGGCTGGCGACGGCCTGGATGCCGCAGGTGCCCGACGACTTCGACTGCCTGACGATGGTGGCGTTGATGGCCGCGCACACCTCGCGCATCGAGCTCGGCACCGCCGTGGTTCCTCTACAGGCCCAACATCCCATAGCGCTGGCCCGCCAGGCCCTTTCGGTGCACGCCGTGACGCAGGGTCGGCTGGCGCTCGGGGTCGGTCCGTCCCATCACTGGATCATCCGAGACATGCTGGGACTGCCCTACGAGAAGCCTGCCTCTTACACCCGGGACTACCTCGAGGTGCTCGACGCCGCGCTGGCGGGCCCGGGTCCGGTCGACGTCGAGAACGACACGTTCACGGTGCACAATCCGACAGCGTTGGGCGCCGAAGCGCCGATGCCGGTGCTGGTAGCCGCGTTGGGCCCGGTGATGCTGCAGATCGCCGGGGCGCATGCGGACGGCACCGTTCTGTGGATGGCCGACGAGAAGGCCATCGGGGAGCACATCGCACCCAAGATCACCAAGTCCGCGGCCGAGGCCGGCCGGCCGGCGCCGCGCATCGTGGCCGGCATCCCGGTGTGCCTGTGCGCGAACTCGGAGATCGATGCAGCCAAGGAACGCGCGAATCGTATCCTGGCGGAGGCGGAGACGTCGCCGAACTATCAGCGCCTGCTCGATCGCGGCGACGCCCGCAATGTCGGTGAGCTGTGTGCGGCCGGCGACGAAGAGGCCATTCTGGCGCGCTTCAAGCAGTTCGCCGATGCCGGTGTCACCGACCTGTCGGTGCGTCTGCTGCCGATCGGGGACACCCGCGACGAGTTGATCGCGTCGAAGTACCGCACCCGCGAGGTGATCGCTGAACTGGCCAAGGCCGTATGA
- a CDS encoding adenylate/guanylate cyclase domain-containing protein: protein MRPRRLLVRYVAGLSWAYLLTLAEVVAIVMSLGGRSTWNAQGLVILAVQVIAGTTLVAVGATLTVRPTLRWLESGSPPTDKQVRNASRITRRQAAITLAPWMLATAILIPLNHTAGAAALMVIASTMLFGAVATVSTGFLFTLRTLRPILAGVSPGRYRRSVPGVRSRLLIMWLVCTALPGSAIALLLVMRSNSWLIDESTSIDLALLVLALVAVLLGLRAMILVSMSISDPVNQVIEAMAEVERGHIDRSVDVYEWSEIGRLQSGFNSMVAGLRERDRLRDLFGRHVGEEVARHAVAAEETSAGDERDVAVLFIDLVDSTQLAVDREPHEVAEVLNAFFRIVVAQVDAHRGLINKFQGDAALAVFGAPLRVDDPAAAAMSTARALADELRSLPLDFGIGVSAGPVFAGNIGAENRYEYTVVGDAVNEAARLADHAKEFGTRTLCSGTARSAATPAERACWVPVGQTTLRGRSTATDLFAPRRPESPHPPHKTASTA, encoded by the coding sequence GTGAGGCCCCGTCGGCTGTTGGTGCGCTACGTCGCGGGCCTGTCCTGGGCCTACCTTCTGACGCTGGCCGAGGTCGTGGCGATCGTCATGTCGCTGGGCGGGCGGAGCACGTGGAATGCGCAGGGTCTGGTCATCCTGGCCGTCCAGGTCATCGCGGGCACCACCCTCGTGGCCGTCGGCGCCACACTGACCGTGCGACCCACCCTGCGCTGGCTCGAAAGCGGTTCACCTCCCACCGACAAGCAGGTTCGAAACGCCTCGAGGATCACCCGACGGCAGGCGGCGATCACCTTGGCGCCGTGGATGTTGGCGACCGCGATCCTCATACCTCTGAACCACACCGCGGGGGCGGCGGCCCTCATGGTGATCGCGTCGACCATGCTGTTCGGCGCGGTGGCCACCGTCAGCACCGGCTTCCTGTTCACCCTGCGCACCCTGCGCCCCATACTGGCCGGAGTCTCTCCGGGCCGGTATCGACGGTCGGTGCCGGGGGTCCGATCGCGGTTGTTGATCATGTGGCTGGTGTGCACGGCGCTGCCCGGATCGGCGATCGCGCTGCTGCTGGTCATGCGGTCCAACAGTTGGCTCATCGACGAGTCGACGTCGATCGACCTGGCCCTGTTGGTGTTGGCCCTGGTGGCCGTACTGCTCGGCCTGCGGGCCATGATCCTGGTGTCGATGTCGATCTCCGATCCGGTCAACCAGGTGATCGAGGCGATGGCCGAGGTCGAGCGCGGCCACATCGACCGTTCCGTCGACGTCTACGAATGGTCCGAGATCGGCCGGCTGCAGAGCGGCTTCAACAGCATGGTCGCCGGGCTGCGGGAACGCGATCGACTCCGAGACCTGTTCGGCCGTCACGTCGGTGAGGAAGTCGCCCGCCACGCAGTCGCTGCCGAGGAGACATCCGCCGGAGACGAACGCGACGTCGCGGTGTTGTTCATCGATCTCGTCGACTCCACCCAGCTCGCCGTCGACCGCGAGCCTCACGAGGTCGCCGAGGTGCTCAATGCCTTCTTCCGCATCGTCGTGGCCCAGGTCGACGCACACCGCGGGCTCATCAACAAGTTTCAAGGCGACGCCGCGCTGGCGGTGTTCGGCGCGCCGCTGCGCGTCGACGACCCCGCTGCCGCCGCGATGTCGACAGCCCGCGCACTGGCCGACGAACTGCGTAGCTTGCCACTCGATTTCGGCATCGGAGTGTCGGCCGGTCCGGTGTTCGCCGGCAACATCGGAGCCGAGAACCGCTATGAGTACACCGTCGTCGGCGATGCCGTCAACGAGGCGGCCAGGTTGGCCGATCACGCGAAAGAATTCGGCACCCGCACACTGTGTTCCGGCACCGCGAGGTCCGCCGCCACGCCCGCCGAGCGAGCCTGCTGGGTCCCCGTCGGTCAGACCACACTGCGCGGGCGAAGCACCGCCACCGACCTGTTCGCCCCGCGGCGACCGGAATCGCCTCATCCTCCGCACAAGACGGCGTCCACTGCCTGA